In a single window of the Osmia bicornis bicornis chromosome 7, iOsmBic2.1, whole genome shotgun sequence genome:
- the LOC123988004 gene encoding uncharacterized protein LOC123988004, whose translation MSYFLISNFSNTQWMSLENSNESFNATVWNLAPESYSSGKKVLKIATDIAVCNFNDGLTNILRIMKALKMDIGVQSYNFCLEADAERINHAERSSTDAAKVARSTLQSSRKENEEEYLNMEGQLYVPGIAD comes from the coding sequence ATGTCCTACTTTTTGATTTCTAACTTCTCTAATACACAATGGATGTCTTTAGAAAATAGCAACGAAAGCTTTAATGCTACCGTTTGGAATTTGGCTCCAGAATCTTATTCAAGCGGCAAAAAAGTCTTGAAAATAGCGACTGATATTGCTGTGTGCAATTTTAATGATGGCCTGACAAACATTCTCCGAATTATGAAAGCTTTGAAGATGGATATTGGTGTCCAATCATACAATTTTTGTCTGGAAGCCGACGCTGAGCGGATCAACCACGCCGAGCGCTCTTCGACAGATGCGGCAAAAGTGGCACGCTCTACCTTACAATCTTCGAGGAAAGAGAATgaggaagaatatttaaacatgGAAGGACAGCTTTATGTTCCTGGGATAGCAgattaa